A window of the Gorilla gorilla gorilla isolate KB3781 chromosome 8, NHGRI_mGorGor1-v2.1_pri, whole genome shotgun sequence genome harbors these coding sequences:
- the SKIDA1 gene encoding SKI/DACH domain-containing protein 1 isoform X2 gives MGDLKSGFEEVDGVRLGYLIIKGKQMFALSQVFTDLLKNIPRTTVHKRMDHLKVKKHHCDLEELRKLKAINSIAFHAAKCTLISREDVEALYTSCKTERVLKTKRRRVGRALATKAPPPERAAAASPRPGFWKDKHQLWRGLSGAARPLPISAQSQRPGAAAARPAAHLPQIFSKYPGSHYPEIVRSPCKPPLNYETAPLQGNYVAFPSDPAYFRSLLCSKHPAAAAAAAAAAAAAAAAAAAAAAAYYQASAAGPQPKAAAGAGGPGSLSYRCKRKRGGAKDCLLAPHAGARRLLLLPRSYKAKAAAAAAAAAAAAAAAAGATCLERFHLVNGFCPPPHHHHHHHHHHHHHHHRAQPPQQSHHPPHHHRPQPHLGSFPESCSSDSESSSYSDHAANDSDFGSSLSSSSNSVSSEEEEEEGEEEEEEEEEEEEGGSGASDSSEVSSEEEDSSTESDSSSGSSQVSVQSIRFRRTSFCKPPSVQAQANFLYHLASAAAATKPAAFEDAGRLPDLKSSVKAESPEEWNLQSWAPKASPVYCPASLGSCFAEIRNDRVSEITFPHSEISNAVKRTDLTINCLAEGASSPSPKTNNAFPQQRILREARKCLQTTPTTHCADNNTIAARFLNNDSSGAEANSEKYSKILHCPEFATDLPSSQTDPEVNAAGAAATKAENPCTDTGEKTLPFLHNIKIKVEDSSANEEYEPHLFTNKLKCECNDTKGEFYSVTESKEEDALLTTAKEGFAYPEKETPSLNPLAQSQGLSCTLGSPKPEDGEYKFGARVRKNYRTLVLGKRPVLQTPPVKPNLKSARSPRPTGKTETHEGTLDDFTVINRRKKVASNVASAVKRPFHFMANFPCPPSLIIGRDGDLWPAYSLNTTKDSQTPHKAHPIWKWQLGGSAIPLPPSHKFRKFNS, from the coding sequence ATGGGAGACCTGAAGTCAGGTTTTGAAGAGGTGGATGGCGTGAGGCTCGGCTACCTCATCATTAAAGGGAAGCAAATGTTTGCCCTCTCCCAAGTCTTCACAGATCTGCTGAAAAACATCCCGAGGACGACCGTGCACAAGCGCATGGATCATCTGAAAGTGAAGAAGCACCACTGCGATCTGGAGGAGTTGCGGAAACTCAAGGCAATCAACAGCATCGCCTTCCACGCCGCCAAATGCACGCTCATCTCCCGGGAAGACGTGGAAGCGCTCTACACCTCCTGCAAAACCGAGCGCGTCCTCAAGACCAAGCGCAGGCGGGTCGGCCGGGCCCTGGCCACAAAGGCGCCGCCGCCAGAGCGCGCCGCTGCCGCCAGCCCCCGCCCGGGATTTTGGAAGGACAAGCACCAACTTTGGCGGGGCCTGAGCGGAGCCGCGCGGCCCCTGCCAATCAGCGCGCAGTCCCAGCGCCCGGGCGCCGCCGCCGCGCGCCCCGCCGCCCATCTACCTCAGATTTTTAGCAAATACCCCGGCTCGCACTACCCGGAGATCGTGCGCTCGCCGTGCAAACCCCCTCTAAACTATGAAACTGCCCCGCTCCAGGGAAACTACGTCGCCTTCCCCTCGGACCCTGCTTATTTTCGGAGCCTGCTGTGCAGCAAACACCcggcagccgccgccgccgccgccgctgccgccgccgccgccgccgccgccgccgccgccgccgccgccgcctatTACCAGGCATCGGCGGCCGGGCCCCAGCCCAAGGCAGCGGCGGGCGCCGGAGGCCCGGGGAGCCTGAGCTACCGCTGCAAGCGCAAGCGCGGCGGCGCCAAGGACTGCCTGCTCGCGCCTCACGCCGGCGCGCGGCGCCTGCTGCTGTTGCCCAGGTCCTACAAAGCcaaggcggcggcggcggcggcggcggcggcagcggcggcggcggccgccgcCGGGGCCACTTGCCTGGAGAGGTTTCATCTGGTCAACGGCTTCTGCCCGCCTccgcaccaccaccaccaccaccaccatcaccaccaccaccaccaccaccgggCCCAGCCGCCGCAGCAGAGTCACCACCCCCCTCACCACCACCGGCCGCAGCCCCATCTGGGCAGCTTTCCCGAGAGCTGCAGCAGCGACTCCGAGTCCAGCTCCTACTCGGACCACGCGGCCAACGACTCGGATTTTGGCTCCAGTTTGTCCAGCTCCAGCAATTCTGTGTCctcagaggaagaggaggaggagggagaggaggaggaggaagaggaggaggaggaggaggaggggggcagCGGGGCCTCGGATTCCAGTGAAGTCAGCTCGGAGGAGGAGGACTCGTCCACCGAGTCGGACTCCAGCTCCGGCTCCAGCCAAGTGTCAGTGCAGAGCATCCGATTCAGGCGCACCAGCTTCTGCAAGCCTCCCAGCGTGCAGGCGCAGGCCAACTTCTTGTACCATCTGGCCTCCGCCGCCGCTGCAACCAAACCCGCTGCTTTCGAGGATGCCGGCAGGCTTCCCGACCTCAAGAGTAGTGTCAAAGCGGAGTCGCCGGAGGAGTGGAATCTGCAGAGCTGGGCCCCCAAAGCATCTCCGGTGTACTGCCCGGCCAGCCTGGGGAGTTGTTTCGCTGAGATAAGGAACGATAGGGTATCTGAGATTACATTCCCACACTCTGAAATTTCCAATGCTGTAAAGAGAACTGACCTGACAATTAACTGCCTGGCAGAGGGGGCCTCTTCACCTAGCCCAAAGACAAACAATGCATTTCCACAACAAAGAATACTCCGAGAGGCTAGGAAATGCCTACAAACAACTCCTACTACACACTGTGCAGATAACAACACAATAGCTGCTAGGTTCTTAAATAATGATTCTTCAGGAGCAGAAgcaaattcagaaaaatattccaaaatccttCATTGTCCTGAATTTGCTACGGATTTGCCCTCTTCGCAGACTGATCCTGAAGTGAACGCTGCAGGAGCAGCAGCAACTAAAGCCGAGAATCCCTGCACTGACACAGGCGAAAAGACATTGCCATTTCTGCACAATATTAAAATCAAAGTAGAAGACAGTAGTGCTAATGAAGAATATGAACCTCACCTTTTTACAAATAAGCTAAAGTGCGAGTGCAATGATACAAAGGGTGAGTTTTACAGTGTGACTGAGAGTAAAGAGGAGGACGCCTTGTTAACCACAGCCAAGGAAGGTTTTGCATACCCTGAAAAAGAAACTCCTTCCTTAAATCCACTGGCTCAAAGTCAGGGCCTTTCATGCACTTTAGGTTCTCCAAAACCTGAGGATGGGGAATATAAATTTGGTGCCAGGGTGAGAAAAAATTACCGGACACTAGTACTGGGAAAGCGACCTGTCCTTCAGACACCTCCAGTCAAACCAAATTTGAAATCAGCTAGAAGCCCTCGTCCTACAGGTAAAACTGAGACACATGAAGGAACACTGGATGATTTTACAGTTATAAACAGACGCAAAAAGGTAGCCAGCAATGTAGCATCAGCAGTGAAAAGGCCATTTCATTTCATGGCAAATTTTCCTTGTCCACCATCACTCATTATTGGGAGAGATGGGGATTTGTGGCCGGCGTATTCCTTAAACACCACTAAGGATTCTCAAACTCCTCACAAGGCCCATCCTATATGGAAATGGCAGCTGGGCGGTTCTGCAATACCTCTTCCACCTAGtcacaaattcaggaaatttaattcataa
- the SKIDA1 gene encoding SKI/DACH domain-containing protein 1 isoform X1, whose protein sequence is MVFSLFFKKTKTTTTKKQESRCLETHAASGGGLTYIHVYVCVTYIFTANGGDHLVPEMGDLKSGFEEVDGVRLGYLIIKGKQMFALSQVFTDLLKNIPRTTVHKRMDHLKVKKHHCDLEELRKLKAINSIAFHAAKCTLISREDVEALYTSCKTERVLKTKRRRVGRALATKAPPPERAAAASPRPGFWKDKHQLWRGLSGAARPLPISAQSQRPGAAAARPAAHLPQIFSKYPGSHYPEIVRSPCKPPLNYETAPLQGNYVAFPSDPAYFRSLLCSKHPAAAAAAAAAAAAAAAAAAAAAAAYYQASAAGPQPKAAAGAGGPGSLSYRCKRKRGGAKDCLLAPHAGARRLLLLPRSYKAKAAAAAAAAAAAAAAAAGATCLERFHLVNGFCPPPHHHHHHHHHHHHHHHRAQPPQQSHHPPHHHRPQPHLGSFPESCSSDSESSSYSDHAANDSDFGSSLSSSSNSVSSEEEEEEGEEEEEEEEEEEEGGSGASDSSEVSSEEEDSSTESDSSSGSSQVSVQSIRFRRTSFCKPPSVQAQANFLYHLASAAAATKPAAFEDAGRLPDLKSSVKAESPEEWNLQSWAPKASPVYCPASLGSCFAEIRNDRVSEITFPHSEISNAVKRTDLTINCLAEGASSPSPKTNNAFPQQRILREARKCLQTTPTTHCADNNTIAARFLNNDSSGAEANSEKYSKILHCPEFATDLPSSQTDPEVNAAGAAATKAENPCTDTGEKTLPFLHNIKIKVEDSSANEEYEPHLFTNKLKCECNDTKGEFYSVTESKEEDALLTTAKEGFAYPEKETPSLNPLAQSQGLSCTLGSPKPEDGEYKFGARVRKNYRTLVLGKRPVLQTPPVKPNLKSARSPRPTGKTETHEGTLDDFTVINRRKKVASNVASAVKRPFHFMANFPCPPSLIIGRDGDLWPAYSLNTTKDSQTPHKAHPIWKWQLGGSAIPLPPSHKFRKFNS, encoded by the exons AtggttttttccctcttttttaaaaaaacgaaaacaacaacaacaaaaaagcaagaatCAA GATGCCTTGAGACACACGCAGCATCTGGCGGAGGATtaacatacatacatgtgtatgtatgcgtCACGTATATATTTACTGCAAATGGTGGGGATCATTTAGTGCCCGAGATGGGAGACCTGAAGTCAGGTTTTGAAGAGGTGGATGGCGTGAGGCTCGGCTACCTCATCATTAAAGGGAAGCAAATGTTTGCCCTCTCCCAAGTCTTCACAGATCTGCTGAAAAACATCCCGAGGACGACCGTGCACAAGCGCATGGATCATCTGAAAGTGAAGAAGCACCACTGCGATCTGGAGGAGTTGCGGAAACTCAAGGCAATCAACAGCATCGCCTTCCACGCCGCCAAATGCACGCTCATCTCCCGGGAAGACGTGGAAGCGCTCTACACCTCCTGCAAAACCGAGCGCGTCCTCAAGACCAAGCGCAGGCGGGTCGGCCGGGCCCTGGCCACAAAGGCGCCGCCGCCAGAGCGCGCCGCTGCCGCCAGCCCCCGCCCGGGATTTTGGAAGGACAAGCACCAACTTTGGCGGGGCCTGAGCGGAGCCGCGCGGCCCCTGCCAATCAGCGCGCAGTCCCAGCGCCCGGGCGCCGCCGCCGCGCGCCCCGCCGCCCATCTACCTCAGATTTTTAGCAAATACCCCGGCTCGCACTACCCGGAGATCGTGCGCTCGCCGTGCAAACCCCCTCTAAACTATGAAACTGCCCCGCTCCAGGGAAACTACGTCGCCTTCCCCTCGGACCCTGCTTATTTTCGGAGCCTGCTGTGCAGCAAACACCcggcagccgccgccgccgccgccgctgccgccgccgccgccgccgccgccgccgccgccgccgccgccgcctatTACCAGGCATCGGCGGCCGGGCCCCAGCCCAAGGCAGCGGCGGGCGCCGGAGGCCCGGGGAGCCTGAGCTACCGCTGCAAGCGCAAGCGCGGCGGCGCCAAGGACTGCCTGCTCGCGCCTCACGCCGGCGCGCGGCGCCTGCTGCTGTTGCCCAGGTCCTACAAAGCcaaggcggcggcggcggcggcggcggcggcagcggcggcggcggccgccgcCGGGGCCACTTGCCTGGAGAGGTTTCATCTGGTCAACGGCTTCTGCCCGCCTccgcaccaccaccaccaccaccaccatcaccaccaccaccaccaccaccgggCCCAGCCGCCGCAGCAGAGTCACCACCCCCCTCACCACCACCGGCCGCAGCCCCATCTGGGCAGCTTTCCCGAGAGCTGCAGCAGCGACTCCGAGTCCAGCTCCTACTCGGACCACGCGGCCAACGACTCGGATTTTGGCTCCAGTTTGTCCAGCTCCAGCAATTCTGTGTCctcagaggaagaggaggaggagggagaggaggaggaggaagaggaggaggaggaggaggaggggggcagCGGGGCCTCGGATTCCAGTGAAGTCAGCTCGGAGGAGGAGGACTCGTCCACCGAGTCGGACTCCAGCTCCGGCTCCAGCCAAGTGTCAGTGCAGAGCATCCGATTCAGGCGCACCAGCTTCTGCAAGCCTCCCAGCGTGCAGGCGCAGGCCAACTTCTTGTACCATCTGGCCTCCGCCGCCGCTGCAACCAAACCCGCTGCTTTCGAGGATGCCGGCAGGCTTCCCGACCTCAAGAGTAGTGTCAAAGCGGAGTCGCCGGAGGAGTGGAATCTGCAGAGCTGGGCCCCCAAAGCATCTCCGGTGTACTGCCCGGCCAGCCTGGGGAGTTGTTTCGCTGAGATAAGGAACGATAGGGTATCTGAGATTACATTCCCACACTCTGAAATTTCCAATGCTGTAAAGAGAACTGACCTGACAATTAACTGCCTGGCAGAGGGGGCCTCTTCACCTAGCCCAAAGACAAACAATGCATTTCCACAACAAAGAATACTCCGAGAGGCTAGGAAATGCCTACAAACAACTCCTACTACACACTGTGCAGATAACAACACAATAGCTGCTAGGTTCTTAAATAATGATTCTTCAGGAGCAGAAgcaaattcagaaaaatattccaaaatccttCATTGTCCTGAATTTGCTACGGATTTGCCCTCTTCGCAGACTGATCCTGAAGTGAACGCTGCAGGAGCAGCAGCAACTAAAGCCGAGAATCCCTGCACTGACACAGGCGAAAAGACATTGCCATTTCTGCACAATATTAAAATCAAAGTAGAAGACAGTAGTGCTAATGAAGAATATGAACCTCACCTTTTTACAAATAAGCTAAAGTGCGAGTGCAATGATACAAAGGGTGAGTTTTACAGTGTGACTGAGAGTAAAGAGGAGGACGCCTTGTTAACCACAGCCAAGGAAGGTTTTGCATACCCTGAAAAAGAAACTCCTTCCTTAAATCCACTGGCTCAAAGTCAGGGCCTTTCATGCACTTTAGGTTCTCCAAAACCTGAGGATGGGGAATATAAATTTGGTGCCAGGGTGAGAAAAAATTACCGGACACTAGTACTGGGAAAGCGACCTGTCCTTCAGACACCTCCAGTCAAACCAAATTTGAAATCAGCTAGAAGCCCTCGTCCTACAGGTAAAACTGAGACACATGAAGGAACACTGGATGATTTTACAGTTATAAACAGACGCAAAAAGGTAGCCAGCAATGTAGCATCAGCAGTGAAAAGGCCATTTCATTTCATGGCAAATTTTCCTTGTCCACCATCACTCATTATTGGGAGAGATGGGGATTTGTGGCCGGCGTATTCCTTAAACACCACTAAGGATTCTCAAACTCCTCACAAGGCCCATCCTATATGGAAATGGCAGCTGGGCGGTTCTGCAATACCTCTTCCACCTAGtcacaaattcaggaaatttaattcataa